DNA from Helicoverpa zea isolate HzStark_Cry1AcR chromosome 22, ilHelZeax1.1, whole genome shotgun sequence:
GGGGTCTACCTTGTTCTTGATGATTCTCAAGCAGATCATTCTAGCAACATCCTTGTCTGGTTTGCCAGATTTGGGGTTGATCTGTCCCGTCTTCAGTAAGAACTGACCAGTGACAGGGTCCACCTTGAGCTCTCTGCTCTCGAATTTACCTGTCTTAGGATCATTGTATGTGACGGTGCCCTTAACAAGATCAATCTGTCCGTACTTGGTGTCGATTTTGTTGTTGTCGGGGTTAATTTGACCTGTGCTGCTTTCCACGAGGGAATGTTTGGGTTCAATAAGTCCCTTCTTGGTATCCAATTTACCCACGAATGTTGTAACTTCGACTACTGGGTCAATATGTGTACCAACGACAATAACTTGTCCAATGTTAGGATCAGGTTTGCCAGTCTTAGGATCTACGACACCCCTAATGGTGATTAGGCCGTTATTTTCATCGATGTGAACGGGTTTAGTGTCAGATGTATCTGTTACGAATATGACACCATTCGAAGGATCGATAACACCGTATTTGGTAGAGATGTGACCAGTTTCGGCATCAACCTTGCCTTTAGTGTGTTCCACTGTGCCCTTCTCAATATCAACTTTGCCTGTCTTAGGGTCAATAGGTCCTGTAATTGTGGTGATCTCAACCACTGGGTCCTCTTGTTTAGCAACACTAAGAATCATGCCTAAGTTTGGATCAAGCTTTCCTGTTTTCGGATCAATGGCACCAGAATTGATGAAGATTTGTCCGGTTTCAGTCAGAACGTAACCATCGCGGCTTTGCTTTTGACCAGCAGAATCTGTGATGACAATGTTACCGGTATTGGAATCAATGACTCCGTACTTAGTTTCAATCAAGCCATTTGGATCAAGGATACCAGTTAGATGTTCTACCTCAGCGGTGTTAAGATCAGGTTTCTTGGTCTTAGGGTCGAGTTTGGTAAAGATGACCATGATTTTGACAATCTTCCTCTTGGGAGGTTCTGGAGGTGCTGTCGTTGGTTTGACTGGCGCCTTCATTGTTGGCGTGAGAGGAGAAGACTTCTGCGCGTAGCTGGTGATAGGTGAAGAGGTACGCACGGGAGATTGTAGAGGAGTCTGAACAGGTGTAGGCGTCGGTGTCTTCACTGGCGACGGTACTTGCTTAGCGGGAGACACGCTAGATCTCTGAGTAATTGGCGCTGCCTTGGACAACACATTCTGCTTATCGACAATACTCAACTGTTGAGCATACGAAGGTTCGACCTTTCCTGTCTTGGGGTCAATCACTGCAGTTGTAATGATCAAGTTTCCTGTCTTAGGATCGATATCAGCTTGTTTCAATTCTTGTTTGCCGGTTATCGGGTCCTTGTACAAGATTTGTCCGGACCTAGGGTCAATGATACCAAAGTCTGTGTGAATCTTTCCATCTTCAGCGCTGACGTAGCCTTTAGCAGCCTCAACGTTACCGGCGGCGGCGTCAACAGACTTCGTGTAAGGATCGTATTTACTGGTGACGATGACAAGGCGTACTTCACCCTTGGAAGCTGGCTTCGTGAAAGGTACAACTGGCTTGTTAACAATGCTGTATTGCTGAACCAGCGTAGGATCGACTCTGCCAGTCTTGGGGTCTACGACATTGCTTGTAAAGACCATGTGACCAGTTTCAGGGTGTACCTCAGCTCGCTTGACTTCTTGTCTGCCGGTCTTGGGGTCAGTGACGACGATCTCTCCAGTCGCTGGATCAACGATACCAACTGCAGTTCGAATCCTTCCGTCAGCTCCGAGAACACCGCTGATGGTGTCCACGTGACCTTGGCTGGGATCAATCCTCTTTGTCCTCGGGTCGTATTTCGTGGTAATGATAACGAGATGAATCTCTCTTTCAACAGGCTTCGTCTCTTTCTCAACAATCGTGAATTGTTGAGCGAGCGATGAGTCTGGTTTGCCAGTTTTGGGGTCCACAACGCCTGAGGTTAGGATAAGGTTGCCAGATTTGAAACCTACGCCGGGATCAGCAACCGCTTGCTTCGTCTCATGCTTACCGGTCTTGGGGTCTACATGTTCAATCTTTCCGGTCTTCGGGTCAATAATGCCGTAGTTGGTGTGAACTCTTCCGTCAGCGGCTACAATACCTCTGGAGGTCTCAATGTGACCGTTGGGGTTGTCAAGCTTCTTATTCTTAAGATCGTACTTAGACGTAATAATGACCAGTTGAACTTCCCTACCAGGAACTGGTGTGAAGGTGTCTTTCGGTCTATCTACCACGCTGATCTGTTGTCCTAGGTTAGGATCAACTTGGCCTGTCTGAGGATCGACAACTCCCGATGTAAGTAACAAGTTACCGGTCTTGGTATCAATAGTAGCGACTTTAGTTTCACGTTTACCAGTGACTGCGTCTTTAATAATGATATCTCCGGTTGTCGGGTCAACTTCTCCGAACTCAGTATGCACTTTACCATCAGCGCCAATTTTACCGGGAATAGAATCAACATGGGCGTTAGTAAGATCAAGCTTCTTATTCTTAGGATCATACTTAGACGTAACAATGACGAGATTGACGTATCTCTCTTTAGGCGCATCTTTGTCAACAATAGCATACTGCTGCGCAAGGCTGGAGTCAGTTTTGCCTGTTTTAGGGTCGACAACTCCTGCTGTCAGTATCAAATGTCCCGACTGAGGATCAGCAATTGCTTGCTTGATCTCTTGTTTACCTGTCTTAGGATCAACATGTTCGATCTTGCCCGTCTTGGGGTCAATAACTCCGAAGTTAGTATGTACTTTGCCATCAGGGGCGATGATACCACGAGAGGTTTCGACATGGCCGTTGGGGTTATCGAGTTTCTTGGTCTTAGGGTCATACTTGCTGGTGATAACAACCAACTGTACTTCCTTACCAGGAACAGCGGCGAACTGATCTTTCGGTTTATCTACTACACTGATCTGTTGTCCCAGGGTGGGATCAACGTGACCTGTAACTGGGTCAACAACTGAAGACGTAAGAAGCAGATTGCCGGTTTTAGGGTCAACAGAGGCTTTCTTAACCTCCTGCTTGCCAGTGACCGGGTCAGTCACTATGATGTCACCAGTGTTGGGATCAACGACACCGAACTTTGTGTGTACTTTATTATCAGCCCCCACTTTGCCAGGGATGCTTTCGACATGAGCGTTGTTAAGATCTAGTTTCTTGTTCTTCAGATCGTATTTTGACGTAACGATCACAAGGTTGACCCATCTCTCGGGTGCTACTCTATCTTTGTCAACAATAGCGAATTGTTGTGCTAGCGAAGAGTCTTGTTTTCCTGTCTTCGGGTCTACTACTCCTGAAGCAATGATCAAGTGCCCGGTCTTAGGATCGGCGACGGCTTGTTTGATCTCTTGTTTACCGGTTTTAGGATCGACATGGTCAATCTTGCCAGTCTTGGGGTCAATTACGCCAAAGTTGGTGTGGACCTTACCGTCAGCGGTCACAATACCCCGAGATGTCTCAATATGTCCATTAGGACTATCCAACTTCTTGTATTTGGAATCATATTTGCTTGTAATCACTACAAGCTGGACTTCTTTGCCCGCTACCGACGGGAACGTATCTTTAGGCTTGTCTACGACAGTAATCTGTTGGCCCAAAGTGGGATCAACTTTGCCAGTTTGAGGATCAACAACTCCTGAAGTGAGTAACAAATTGCCTGTCTTAGGATCAATGGCAGCTTTCTTGACTTCTTGCTTGCCTGTTACAGGGTCAGTAAATACGATGTCACCAGTCTCTGGATCGACAACACCGAAGTCAGTAATGACTTTATCATCATTGCTGTATTTGCCGGGGAAGCTGTCGACATGTGCGTTGGTGATGTCTAACTTCTTATTCTTGGGATCGTATTTAGATGTTACAACTACTAAGTTGACGTATCTTTCAGGGATACCCTTAGGTGCGTCCTTGTCGACTACAGTCAACTGCTGAGCCAGTGATGAATCAGATTTGCCAGTCTTAGGGTCAATGACCCCAGATGTAAGGATGAAGCTTCCAGTTTTGGCGTCGACAATAGCTTGTTTAGAATCACGCTTGCCTGTTTTAGGATCGGTGAAGTAAACTTTTCCATTGTTAGGATCTAGTACACCGAAGTTGGAATGTACTTTGCCGTCTTTGTCGCTAATGATAGCGTGAGATGTTTCAATGAATCCATTAGGGTTATCTAACTTCTTGCTCTTCGAGTCGAACTTGCCTGTGATTGCGACAACTTGAACCTCTTTTCCTGAACAGCTTCCAAAGGTGTCGATTGGTTTGTCAACAATGCTGTACTGTTGTCCAAGCGAAGTATCCAGTTCTCCCGTCCTTGGGTCGATGACTCCAGAAAGTAATAGAATATTTCCAGTCTTGGGATCGACTGTAGCCTGTTTGGTCTCTTGTTTACCTGTCTTGGAGTCAGTGACTTGGATTTCTCCAGTTCTGGGGTCAATGATACCATACTCAGTGTAAATCTTGCCATCAGTGCCACTGAGGACTCCCTTAACAGAGTCAACGTGGGCAAAGTTAGGATCTAACTTCTTGGACTTTAAGTCATATTTGCTTGTAACGACTACTAATCTGACTTCACGGTTAGCTTTAGTCGCGTCCTTTTCGACTATGCTGAATTGCTGACCGAGTGAAGAGTCGACCTTTCCAGATTTGGGATCCAAGACACCGGTGGTGACCAGAATGTTGCCTGTTTTCTGATCAACGTATGCTTGTTTGGGTTCTTCTTTACCTGTTTTAGGTTCAATGTATTCAATTTTGCCGGTTCTTGGGTCAATGACGCCGTAATTTGATGCAACGTAGCCGTCTGGTCCAACGACTGCTCTAGACACATCGACGTGTCCATGCGAAGCATCCAACTTCTTATTCTTGCCATCATATTTGCCTGTGATAACCACCAAGTCAACATCACGACCAGGTTTAGCTCCAATCTTGTCTGGTGACCTTTCAACGAAGCAGTACTGTTGGGCCAATGTTGGATCAATCTTGCCGGTCTTAGGATCAATAACGCCCGACGTAAATAGAATGTGTCCGGACTTATCAACGTGTCCGTTTTTAACCTCCTGCTTGCCGGTCGCGGGGTCTGTATAACTGACTTGTCCAGACTTAGTGTTGATAAGTTCCTTATCAGTCTGGATTTTTCCGTTGGCTTTGTTCAACGTTCCCTTAGTGACGAGAATTGTACCATTTGCGTCATCAAGTTTCTTGGACTTGGGGTTGTAGCGGCCTGTGATGATAACCACTTGGATCTCGTTTTCAGGCTTCGCTGCAAGTACCGGAACAGCCGTGGGTACTTCATGATGTGACCTTTCAGAGTCAAGTAAAGCAAGAGTTGGGTCGATAAGGTTCTTCGCTTGCTCTTTCAAAGCTGCCGACTGGACGTAATCAAGTCCAGGCGTTTTAAGCTTGCTTGGGTCTTCTGGTGTTTTACGTTTCTCTGCACTCTCGGCCACCTTCCTGTCTTCGCCGGGAGCATAGTTAAATGCGAGGCCAGCCTTTCTTGTGGTAGGGCTTTGGCTATCGTCTAACGCCCGCTGCTTCTCCTCGGAGATAGGTTCCTTCTCGTAACTGAAGGCGCCTTGAATGAAGGGCTTGGTGCGTGTTGGACTCTTCTCAGTGTCGGTGTATTCGTAAGGTTTGGTGAATGAAGGCTTGTCTCCACCCTTAGCGGGACTCTTGTCAAGTGAACTATCGAGGTTGGAACTGTCATTCGACGTGTCAAGCGCGGCCACTTTAATTTTCGGATCTTTCTCTTTCTTATCTTTAGTTTTGGGAGACTTTTCTTTTGGAGATTTCTCTTTCGGTGATTTCTCCTCTTTTGGCGATTTTTCCTTTCGGCCACCAAACAGTCCGAATCCGCCGGTCTTTAAGGAAAGGGAGgggtgaaacaaaaaataaaaattaacaaaatataacagtGCTCGTTGTATAAGTAGACTTATGCGACCGCCAATAAAATAGGACATATTGCTTTATGCACCATGCAAGTCTAATTGCGCTGACTAACATTCATATTTACATTGAGCATATTGTATGATACACTAAATTCTACTGTTTTTGACGTCacaaaattgatataaaatgcTTTGAGTCTACCATTCTTGCTTGTATGAATATTTGGAATATTATTGCAGTATGACTTGAGTGAACTCACCTTGGACTTCTTGGGCGTCGTCTCGACGTTGTTCGTGATACCCGGATCGCTCGTCGTGTCTGTGCCTGAAATAAAGagataataaaattttcatttatgtTTACTAACTAaagattaataaatattatgcaaaTACTTGAGTAGTAACccttattaaaatatcacaAATGTGAATCCTTATGAAACCGTGACTCGTTGGTGATTCTGTCAACATTTATATAGGTTCTATTCTAGGTACATACCGTTTTCAGCAGGTTTCCTCTGTTCAGCCACTTTCTTTTCTTCCTTCTTGTCGGGAGGTGCTGTGGGCATCACCTTGACGGCACCGGGTGGCGGTTTCTACCGAacacattacaaaaataacactatATTAGACTGATATTATTTGGCTTTGATTTTACATGGCTTCATTTGGCATTGGACATCTACATAAGAGAAATAAGATTAGAAAGctgttatacattttattagtaAGCAGTGtgcaataaatacatattatagctaaatatagaaaaataactacataaatACAGTGCATCACACAATTGTACAAAGAAAGAAATAGATAGAAGTGATTGACGAAGTGAAAGTCTTATTGGGAAATGAAAAACGGATAGGTTATACAAGACAAATGTAGCGGAGTTTGGACCGGAGGTGGATTTTCCGGGATTATCATTGAAAGTACAACTacgtatatttatttagaaagctTGAAAAAATACTGCACCATCTAAGGCTTAAACTAAACTTTTTAGCCAGCTAATGCGAAAATAATTTTGGTCTCAGCATATTAGCTCAAAAGCCTAAATAAAAACGCGCAATTTGGCTTGAACCGATGTCAGTAACCTGAGCTCAAGTGtcaccaaaaaatattaatagtaaaAATCTTCAACCTTAACTTCCAGAAAAGACGATATTCAAGATATAACCACTTATACGCAATAACGTAATAACAgcatatttaacatttttttcaattgGGACACTTGCTACAAGCTGACAACATTTAGACCCAATATTTTAAGCTGTACATAGCGACCGCTTTGTGACGGGATACAGGAGTGACTGGGTGACATTAAAGCATGTAACGAAGTGACTGGATAACTGTTTCATAGGATACCAGGGGACAGATGACAAAGTTACAAGGTGACAGGGTGACGAAAGGATTGAGTAACGGGTTATAGGATGTCGGGGTGAAAGATGTGACCAGGTCACAGGATGACCAGGTTACAGGGTGCAGGGTGACAAGGTGGCGGGTGACGCGATCCAAGGGCGAGTTGTATGCGGGTGTAGTGCTCACACCTTGTCGTGTTTGTCGGCGAGGTACTCGCCCTCGAGCGAGGAGGCGGACGAGGCGCTGGCCGTGCCGCCCGAGCGCCGCCGCAGCTGTCCGGCCGCGTGCGGGGCGGAACGTTACTCACCGACTTGTCTTGCCAGATATATTATACTAAACTACATACAGAGCCTATACTACGGGTAGCCAGGTATTAGATTGCTGTTGAGAATTCGACCCCTCAAATTAAGACCAAATATCGAAACTTTCATCATCAGCGCTGAGAGCGTTTCTTAGAAACATAAATATACCGGCCACCCTTTACCTACTCTACTACAAAAAAACTCTTTCTCAACCAGAGGGTTAAATTGCTTTACTTCTCTAAACTGACTTAACGCTTTTTATATTGCATTGGCATTTACGAACCACATGACTAGTTCCATTTATTAAAAGATATACTACAGTCAATAGGAATAAAAACAACTGTCAACTATAAATTGTTAGACTTAACAATTCTATAAATGAGCTGAACTACGAAAAAAACTGTTATATCTGGCAACACAAGTCATAATGAAACATGACGTTAGTAAGAAATGACAAAACGACATCTAAGTATGAAACCAATACCAATAGTTGTTCAGTGAATATTATGTTACTGTTAGTACGACAGACATATTTAGTGTTGGCTATTTTCAATAACACATACATCCGTAGATTTATGAACTGATCAACATTGAACCTTATACTTTAGAGATAACGTTGAAAATCTATTAGATTAATTTGACATATTGTAATAGCTGGCTGTGCTGTTGTATGTGATAGAGATAAATATTTGACGGAGAAAGAAAACgagctcattccttctctattcaggaatgaattttatccagagCGCAAAATTTgacaacttatagttaaataagttttatagatacgtatatttttattttgtattgttttagtacaaaaaagaaaagttattgatatcgaaagatgtttattttgtaaccgatagtacggtcacagtcgtcatagtatgcacggcggcaacgcgaaaccggtttactgacggagctccactcggcgcgcgtaagaatagttggggtatccatattttgctgattttagggcggacaaaataatgaaaaaattttttttactgatgatgcagatatgttctgttaacgattctggaccaccagttttttttttgcgcactgcttaaaattcattcttgtatgagaagaggcctgtgccctgcagtacGACAGAAAAAGGCGGATTCATTTTTTACTATAGGtttatatcaaattaaataatatcaaattttATCTTTAGTGTCAAAATCTACAGGTGTCATTGAAAATAGCCGTTATGAAGATATTCAGTGTTATGAAGATATGTCTCCATGCCCTCTAGATGTCACAAGTAGTGGTTAGAACtaagttttacatatttatgtatgtacgaCAACGTGTACGTGACGATAGAACTATTTGAGGATATCAAAGTCACCCTGAGATGTCTCATTGTGACTGAATATGTTAGtaataaatctttaaatatCGTTGTAGTCATCAATTATGTacattgttattgtaataaaaaaacaaccgaCATCTTCATATTATGTTCGTCTAAAATTTTCAAACTGATTTATATCTAGATCAGCATTGCAAtttaagataattttaattgactTTTTATCTCAATGTTTTGCATCTTGAATCACATAATCATATTCTAATATGAATTCATTTCCTGTTTGAGCTGCTTACGTTTTAGTAATAAAACTGATAAAGTATTCTGAGATGCAGTGGGTCTGAGATCATCACTCAATTAGTTGCATTACCTAATCGTCAGGTACACGCCGTCCGTATGTTAATCACAATTGTATAAACACTAGTTAAGTTGCACATTCAGTTATTCAACATTTAGGAATcagatattttttctaacatcTTCTAAATGTTGAATTTACTCAATGTTATCTGAGATGCGTTCAGGACTTGACAGACTCAAAAACAGGtctatttagaaatatttttcttggtactataaaatgttaaaaacatGAACAGGTTAATATTCTTTTGAGACTAAACATCCGACTGAACTCATCTCTAGGGTTGCCAAACACCCAGTTTTTATCAAAACACTCGAACTTAAAAACCCACAAATTACTTTTTCTAGTTTCCAACTATCTTTATCAGTAAACTGTCATAATTTCGTTggtattcatcatcatctcgcTAGCCTTTTGCAAAggatgtcggggtcggctttcagtgtAGTTGcatgcagtattttttttttaattatattttattaaagcaGTATTGGCAACCCCACCACGACTTACAAACATGCTTATTACTTAATATCCAAGTATAGAACTATATCTATCACCATGGTTACCATACTGTTGATATAACATACCTTGTCTTTGATGGTGGGTCGCGGCGCTGGTTGGGGCGGCATGGTGTGGCGTTTCGCCGCGTCTGGGGGCATGGACTCA
Protein-coding regions in this window:
- the LOC124641496 gene encoding protein 4.1 homolog isoform X3 yields the protein MPEGVAKEAKDDGKAKAKESPRRRPTGNIARVKVELLDGSTMDLEVDRKIRGQELLAKVCDKLNLVEKDYFGLLYEDRGDPRVWVDLEKRLSKMLKHEPWYVRFSVKFYPPEPAQLQEELTRYQLVLAVRKDLLEGRLPCSTVTHALLASYLLQSELGDHEPAQAPQLCRTLRLVPAAAATPDLEEKVLELHKTHRGQTPAEAELNYLENAKKLAMYGVDLHPAKDSENVDITLGVCSSGLLVHREKLRINRFAWPKILKISYKRHNFYVKLRPGEFEQFESTVGFKLANHRAAKKLWKTCVEHHTFFRLMSPEPATKSSLFPRLGSRFRYSGRTHYESRAAPPARPPPHFARTLSNRKLSSRSMDALAAGDKDESMPPDAAKRHTMPPQPAPRPTIKDKKPPPGAVKVMPTAPPDKKEEKKVAEQRKPAENGTDTTSDPGITNNVETTPKKSKTGGFGLFGGRKEKSPKEEKSPKEKSPKEKSPKTKDKKEKDPKIKVAALDTSNDSSNLDSSLDKSPAKGGDKPSFTKPYEYTDTEKSPTRTKPFIQGAFSYEKEPISEEKQRALDDSQSPTTRKAGLAFNYAPGEDRKVAESAEKRKTPEDPSKLKTPGLDYVQSAALKEQAKNLIDPTLALLDSERSHHEVPTAVPVLAAKPENEIQVVIITGRYNPKSKKLDDANGTILVTKGTLNKANGKIQTDKELINTKSGQVSYTDPATGKQEVKNGHVDKSGHILFTSGVIDPKTGKIDPTLAQQYCFVERSPDKIGAKPGRDVDLVVITGKYDGKNKKLDASHGHVDVSRAVVGPDGYVASNYGVIDPRTGKIEYIEPKTGKEEPKQAYVDQKTGNILVTTGVLDPKSGKVDSSLGQQFSIVEKDATKANREVRLVVVTSKYDLKSKKLDPNFAHVDSVKGVLSGTDGKIYTEYGIIDPRTGEIQVTDSKTGKQETKQATVDPKTGNILLLSGVIDPRTGELDTSLGQQYSIVDKPIDTFGSCSGKEVQVVAITGKFDSKSKKLDNPNGFIETSHAIISDKDGKVHSNFGVLDPNNGKVYFTDPKTGKRDSKQAIVDAKTGSFILTSGVIDPKTGKSDSSLAQQLTVVDKDAPKGIPERYVNLVVVTSKYDPKNKKLDITNAHVDSFPGKYSNDDKVITDFGVVDPETGDIVFTDPVTGKQEVKKAAIDPKTGNLLLTSGVVDPQTGKVDPTLGQQITVVDKPKDTFPSVAGKEVQLVVITSKYDSKYKKLDSPNGHIETSRGIVTADGKVHTNFGVIDPKTGKIDHVDPKTGKQEIKQAVADPKTGHLIIASGVVDPKTGKQDSSLAQQFAIVDKDRVAPERWVNLVIVTSKYDLKNKKLDLNNAHVESIPGKVGADNKVHTKFGVVDPNTGDIIVTDPVTGKQEVKKASVDPKTGNLLLTSSVVDPVTGHVDPTLGQQISVVDKPKDQFAAVPGKEVQLVVITSKYDPKTKKLDNPNGHVETSRGIIAPDGKVHTNFGVIDPKTGKIEHVDPKTGKQEIKQAIADPQSGHLILTAGVVDPKTGKTDSSLAQQYAIVDKDAPKERYVNLVIVTSKYDPKNKKLDLTNAHVDSIPGKIGADGKVHTEFGEVDPTTGDIIIKDAVTGKRETKVATIDTKTGNLLLTSGVVDPQTGQVDPNLGQQISVVDRPKDTFTPVPGREVQLVIITSKYDLKNKKLDNPNGHIETSRGIVAADGRVHTNYGIIDPKTGKIEHVDPKTGKHETKQAVADPGVGFKSGNLILTSGVVDPKTGKPDSSLAQQFTIVEKETKPVEREIHLVIITTKYDPRTKRIDPSQGHVDTISGVLGADGRIRTAVGIVDPATGEIVVTDPKTGRQEVKRAEVHPETGHMVFTSNVVDPKTGRVDPTLVQQYSIVNKPVVPFTKPASKGEVRLVIVTSKYDPYTKSVDAAAGNVEAAKGYVSAEDGKIHTDFGIIDPRSGQILYKDPITGKQELKQADIDPKTGNLIITTAVIDPKTGKVEPSYAQQLSIVDKQNVLSKAAPITQRSSVSPAKQVPSPVKTPTPTPVQTPLQSPVRTSSPITSYAQKSSPLTPTMKAPVKPTTAPPEPPKRKIVKIMVIFTKLDPKTKKPDLNTAEVEHLTGILDPNGLIETKYGVIDSNTGNIVITDSAGQKQSRDGYVLTETGQIFINSGAIDPKTGKLDPNLGMILSVAKQEDPVVEITTITGPIDPKTGKVDIEKGTVEHTKGKVDAETGHISTKYGVIDPSNGVIFVTDTSDTKPVHIDENNGLITIRGVVDPKTGKPDPNIGQVIVVGTHIDPVVEVTTFVGKLDTKKGLIEPKHSLVESSTGQINPDNNKIDTKYGQIDLVKGTVTYNDPKTGKFESRELKVDPVTGQFLLKTGQINPKSGKPDKDVARMICLRIIKNKVDPVSGKQIVSNDPKNVKVDPKTNQIWIAGPKDPVSGEVIYTAGQVDPITGYIITIYGRLDPKTGTIVRTHDVDKSLIKVDPVNGQIYTATGEVDEDNHPLYSASQVDPSTGEIYTKLGKIDPQTGRLIIIKIFIITQKDDKGRVKEVDPKECTIDETTGRIITTKTVYLYQIIDPITGETIDVDPDDPRLKGARTTVTQTMTLSGKIDPVTGRIKTEYGDIDPDTGDIDPSTAVRDPVTGQLILHYSQIDPSHFEDKSGNYTIEKETQDLPANIDIQTVNTHKFSTFGKDESPLRGDEPKTFTEYTTSEHIRHQGYVSSSTPLSSKIPVSQRSKKTPTPPVVVKTTTKQLLTKNDEGVTHNVEQEVENLGTGEVTFSTHTNKEPGSYKTTTTTTVMGNAPFGSMVHGATTRTSTGPVVTEPEETTETQESVSADGEVVSSQTISSKTRTVETITYKTERNGVIETRVEQKITIQSDGDPIDHDRALAEAIQEATAMNPDMTVEKIEIQQQSTQP